The Rhizobium sp. BT03 genome has a window encoding:
- a CDS encoding NYN domain-containing protein, with amino-acid sequence MFDPREKIALFIDGANLYAASKSLGFDIDYRKLLKAFQKRGYLLRAYYYTALIEDQEYSSIRPLIDWLDYNGYKVVTKPAKEFTDSMGRRKIKGNMDIELAIDAMEQSETVDHLVIFSGDGDFTNLVEALQRRGRKVSVISTMATQPPMIADDLRRQADHFIDLLSLKAEIGRDPAERAPRQVEVVAPASDFQE; translated from the coding sequence ATGTTTGACCCACGCGAAAAAATTGCACTCTTCATTGACGGCGCCAACCTCTACGCTGCATCCAAGAGCCTCGGTTTCGACATAGATTACCGCAAGCTCTTGAAAGCATTCCAGAAACGTGGCTACCTCCTGCGCGCCTACTATTACACCGCGCTGATCGAGGATCAGGAATATTCGTCGATCCGGCCACTGATCGACTGGCTCGACTATAATGGCTACAAGGTCGTCACCAAGCCCGCCAAGGAATTCACCGATTCCATGGGACGCCGAAAGATCAAGGGCAACATGGACATCGAGCTTGCGATCGACGCCATGGAACAGTCCGAAACGGTCGATCATCTCGTCATTTTCTCGGGCGACGGCGACTTCACCAATCTGGTCGAGGCGCTGCAGCGCAGAGGCCGCAAGGTCTCGGTGATCTCGACGATGGCGACGCAGCCGCCGATGATCGCCGACGACCTGCGCCGCCAGGCCGACCACTTCATCGATCTCTTGTCCTTGAAGGCCGAAATCGGCCGCGACCCTGCGGAGCGGGCGCCGCGCCAAGTCGAAGTCGTCGCCCCGGCCAGCGATTTCCAAGAATGA
- the smpB gene encoding SsrA-binding protein SmpB encodes MAPKGSQRVVNKVVAENRKARFNYEIIDTYEAGLVLMGTEVKSLREGKANIAESYASDEDGEIWLINSYLPEYLQANRFNHEPRRRRKLLLSGREIHRLRSAVNREGMTLIPLKIYFNDRGRAKMELALAKGKKLHDKRESEKERDWNRQRSRLLKDNG; translated from the coding sequence ATGGCCCCCAAAGGCAGCCAGCGCGTGGTGAACAAGGTCGTGGCCGAAAACCGCAAGGCCCGCTTCAACTACGAAATCATCGATACCTACGAGGCCGGCCTCGTGCTGATGGGCACGGAGGTCAAGTCGCTGCGTGAGGGAAAGGCCAATATCGCCGAGTCCTACGCATCGGACGAGGACGGCGAGATCTGGCTGATCAACTCCTATCTGCCGGAATATCTGCAGGCGAACCGCTTCAATCACGAACCGCGCCGGCGCCGCAAGCTGCTTTTGTCGGGCCGTGAAATCCATCGCCTGCGCTCTGCCGTCAACCGCGAGGGCATGACGCTGATCCCGCTGAAGATCTATTTCAACGACCGCGGTCGGGCGAAGATGGAGCTGGCGCTCGCCAAGGGCAAGAAACTGCATGACAAGCGCGAGTCCGAGAAGGAACGCGATTGGAACCGGCAGAGGAGCCGCCTACTGAAGGATAACGGCTGA
- the rpoZ gene encoding DNA-directed RNA polymerase subunit omega, which yields MARVTVEDCIDKVENRFELVLLASHRARLISQGASITIDRDNDKNPVVALREIADETLSPDDLKEDLIHSLQKHVEVDEPEPDPASMIAAGGVAAADSEEQDDLPETITFDQMSEEELLAGIEGLVPPEKSDDY from the coding sequence ATGGCCCGTGTCACAGTTGAAGATTGCATCGACAAGGTGGAGAACCGCTTCGAGCTGGTTCTGCTCGCCAGCCACCGCGCCCGGCTGATTTCCCAGGGCGCCTCGATCACCATCGATCGCGACAACGACAAGAACCCGGTCGTCGCCCTGCGCGAAATCGCCGACGAGACGCTTTCGCCCGATGACCTCAAGGAAGATCTGATCCATTCTCTGCAGAAGCATGTCGAAGTCGACGAGCCCGAGCCCGATCCGGCCAGCATGATCGCCGCCGGCGGTGTCGCCGCAGCCGACAGCGAAGAGCAGGACGATCTGCCTGAGACGATCACTTTCGACCAGATGTCGGAAGAAGAGCTGCTTGCCGGCATCGAAGGCCTGGTGCCGCCGGAAAAGAGCGACGACTACTAA
- the dapA gene encoding 4-hydroxy-tetrahydrodipicolinate synthase, whose translation MFNGSIPALVTPFTDAGLIDEDSFAAHVDWQIKEGSSGLVPVGTTGESPTLSHAEHKRVVELCIEVAAKRVPVMAGAGSNNTGEAIELAQHAEKVGADAVLVVTPYYNKPTQKGLIAHFSAIAEAVDLPIYIYNIPGRSVVDMTPETMGALAKAHGNIVGVKDATGKIERVSEQRITCGKDFRQLSGEDATALGFNAHGGVGCISVTANVAPRLCADFQAATLKGDYASALEYQDRLMPLHKAIFMEPGLCGAKYGLFKLGRMSRNVRSPLLSTLEPATEAAIDAALRHAGLLN comes from the coding sequence ATGTTCAATGGGTCCATTCCCGCCCTCGTCACCCCCTTCACCGACGCCGGACTGATCGACGAAGACAGCTTCGCCGCGCATGTCGACTGGCAGATCAAGGAGGGCAGCAGCGGTCTCGTTCCCGTCGGCACGACGGGCGAATCCCCAACGCTGTCGCATGCCGAGCACAAACGGGTCGTGGAACTGTGCATCGAGGTCGCCGCAAAACGCGTTCCCGTCATGGCCGGCGCCGGCTCGAACAATACAGGTGAGGCGATCGAGCTTGCTCAGCATGCCGAAAAGGTCGGCGCCGATGCCGTTCTGGTCGTCACGCCTTATTACAACAAGCCGACGCAAAAGGGCTTGATCGCGCATTTTTCGGCGATTGCCGAGGCCGTCGATCTGCCGATCTATATCTACAATATCCCGGGCCGCTCGGTGGTCGACATGACGCCGGAAACGATGGGTGCGCTTGCCAAGGCGCACGGCAATATCGTCGGCGTCAAGGATGCGACGGGCAAGATCGAGCGCGTCTCCGAACAGCGCATCACCTGCGGCAAGGATTTTCGCCAATTGTCCGGCGAGGACGCGACGGCGCTCGGCTTCAATGCTCATGGCGGCGTCGGCTGTATTTCTGTCACGGCCAATGTCGCTCCGCGCCTCTGCGCCGATTTCCAGGCGGCGACCCTGAAAGGTGACTATGCCAGCGCGCTGGAATATCAGGATCGGCTGATGCCGCTGCACAAGGCGATCTTTATGGAGCCCGGGCTTTGCGGCGCCAAATACGGGCTCTTCAAGCTTGGCCGCATGAGCCGCAACGTCCGCTCGCCGCTGCTGTCGACGCTGGAGCCGGCAACGGAAGCGGCGATCGACGCCGCCCTGCGCCATGCCGGGCTGCTGAACTGA